The Candidatus Koribacter versatilis Ellin345 genome has a segment encoding these proteins:
- a CDS encoding outer membrane beta-barrel protein, giving the protein MKKLLYLSVLLSAFLCASAFAQSNEVALTYGGQFVSGDYDFGKSGVLEANIAHRLVNGEVAGLYFELPLTWTFKNARTDPAAALHDHYTGFFFTPGVKIKVLPQLPISPYGFVGVGLAHFHNSDTDQVSYENVIDYGAGLDWKVLPLLSIRGELRDFNSGVPRMGFPNPGSRQQNVMATVGLALHF; this is encoded by the coding sequence ATGAAGAAGTTGCTGTATCTTTCTGTGTTGCTCTCTGCTTTCCTCTGCGCTTCAGCTTTCGCGCAAAGCAATGAAGTCGCCCTCACCTACGGCGGCCAGTTCGTCTCGGGAGATTACGATTTCGGAAAAAGTGGCGTACTCGAAGCCAACATCGCGCACCGCCTCGTCAACGGCGAGGTGGCGGGATTGTATTTCGAACTTCCGCTGACGTGGACGTTCAAGAACGCCCGCACCGACCCTGCCGCCGCACTCCACGACCACTACACCGGCTTCTTCTTCACTCCCGGTGTGAAGATCAAAGTCCTGCCGCAGCTACCGATCTCTCCCTACGGGTTCGTCGGCGTCGGTCTCGCACACTTCCACAACTCCGACACCGACCAGGTCTCCTACGAGAACGTGATTGACTACGGCGCGGGCCTCGATTGGAAAGTCCTGCCACTCCTCAGCATCCGCGGCGAGCTCCGCGACTTCAACTCCGGCGTCCCGCGCATGGGCTTTCCCAACCCCGGCAGCCGCCAGCAGAACGTAATGGCCACCGTCGGCCTCGCCCTCCACTTCTAA
- a CDS encoding DNA glycosylase AlkZ-like family protein codes for MTEPQLQELRQKKWRLTGGEPIRTVEDARDFIETVGFCTMYPLRPAVMLPTFLGAYVGNEVNLPTWQHAFADHRAQEATELMVRLLRSRAAFEANVFGETPFLVAASVYPFFYGLVGDRNPRQVPKSGPRSEYSPLAAHAFQAIQKDGPISKPQLRDTLGGDLSEAALDRALNDLWSKLRITRVDYTREDGAFWDVLFRWAPDPVREGMHLSVGVALSALVSKYIDCVVAAEQTEVEEFFSHLVARSKAREAINALLAAREFSYVHIGGRAMITIKPPKEEPAPRPARSLDTPQRNRPLVDRRKPRTTPGTKPRP; via the coding sequence ATGACTGAACCGCAGTTGCAGGAGCTTCGGCAAAAGAAGTGGCGCTTGACCGGCGGCGAACCCATCCGCACCGTCGAGGACGCCCGCGATTTCATTGAGACCGTCGGCTTCTGCACCATGTATCCCCTCCGGCCCGCCGTCATGCTGCCCACGTTTCTTGGCGCGTATGTCGGCAATGAAGTGAATCTTCCAACTTGGCAACATGCGTTCGCTGACCACCGCGCTCAGGAAGCGACAGAACTGATGGTCCGCCTGCTGCGCTCTCGCGCAGCCTTCGAAGCCAACGTCTTCGGCGAGACGCCGTTCCTTGTTGCCGCCTCCGTCTATCCCTTTTTCTACGGACTCGTTGGCGACCGCAATCCTCGCCAGGTACCCAAGAGCGGCCCGCGTTCTGAATATTCGCCGCTCGCCGCGCATGCCTTCCAGGCGATTCAGAAAGACGGCCCCATCTCGAAACCGCAGCTCCGCGACACCCTTGGCGGAGACCTCTCCGAAGCGGCCCTCGATCGCGCCCTCAACGACCTCTGGTCGAAACTTCGCATCACCCGCGTGGACTACACCCGCGAGGATGGCGCCTTCTGGGATGTCCTCTTCCGCTGGGCGCCCGATCCCGTCCGCGAAGGCATGCACCTTTCGGTCGGCGTTGCGCTCTCCGCGTTGGTCTCGAAATACATTGACTGCGTAGTGGCCGCCGAGCAGACCGAAGTCGAAGAGTTCTTCAGCCATCTCGTGGCACGGTCCAAAGCTCGTGAAGCGATCAACGCTCTGCTCGCCGCCCGCGAGTTCAGCTACGTCCACATCGGCGGTCGCGCCATGATCACCATCAAGCCACCGAAGGAAGAGCCCGCTCCGCGTCCCGCCCGCAGTCTCGACACGCCGCAGCGCAACCGCCCTCTGGTGGATCGCCGCAAGCCGCGCACTACGCCGGGAACCAAGCCCCGTCCATGA
- a CDS encoding class I SAM-dependent methyltransferase, giving the protein MTKTPSLGRAGLAWYRGLLQRDGVLRGTAHALGSGWELALDYLPSRKRLRYGDIDYDFDHGVNTTWAAPTLSVRLREIFTRGQYQPSEPELFRRILDELKVNHSEFVFIDLGSGKGRTLLMAADYPFRKIIGAEIIPELHATAEQNITRYHSDSQKCFELEAWLGDAREFPYPPAPLVLYLFNPFPADILRDVLQQIHATFTQSPREIFVIYHNLVHEDVFRSMEFMRTILHTPQYAIYRLS; this is encoded by the coding sequence GTGACGAAGACTCCCAGCCTTGGCCGAGCCGGACTCGCGTGGTATCGCGGTCTGTTGCAGCGCGACGGCGTGCTGCGTGGCACTGCGCACGCCTTAGGCAGCGGCTGGGAGTTGGCGCTGGACTACCTTCCCTCCCGTAAACGCCTTCGCTACGGCGACATCGACTACGACTTCGATCACGGCGTGAACACCACTTGGGCTGCGCCAACTCTTTCGGTGCGCCTACGAGAGATCTTCACTCGCGGCCAATACCAGCCGAGCGAGCCGGAATTATTCCGTCGAATTCTCGATGAGTTGAAGGTTAACCATTCGGAATTCGTCTTCATCGATCTCGGCAGCGGCAAGGGACGAACGCTGTTAATGGCAGCCGATTATCCCTTTCGGAAGATCATTGGCGCGGAGATCATTCCAGAGCTGCACGCGACCGCAGAACAGAACATCACCCGCTACCACAGCGATTCGCAAAAATGCTTCGAACTCGAAGCCTGGCTCGGCGATGCCCGCGAATTTCCCTACCCGCCGGCACCGTTGGTGCTCTACCTCTTCAATCCCTTCCCCGCCGACATCCTTCGCGACGTGCTGCAGCAGATCCATGCGACATTCACGCAGAGCCCGCGCGAAATCTTCGTCATCTACCACAACCTCGTCCACGAAGACGTCTTTCGCTCCATGGAATTCATGAGAACAATTCTTCACACACCGCAGTACGCGATCTATCGGCTCTCTTAG
- a CDS encoding M48 family metalloprotease: MRGISKALIVLAASMISTAAFAQADAAAPQQQSSSSTALDQVVDRLAAKEAEYVKNMRQYTPLVETYLQEMQPDQALGEVPKNDWYHLSRLSLANQKIDVTTFSGKNDLSAQEANKGNMMSRTANGMSNAALKTLTFGKAGKGGPQYGYMANGFDSMVIVDTTGLSRARYDFKFVRREFLGDVRTIVLDVSPKFMKGDKHQDVRFLGRIWIEDEGSSIVRVNGTYTPAPKGTAFFHFDTWRINMGPGLWLPAYIYSEESGLAEDKKGNVHYNFRAQTRLWGYNVTRPENNSELTEVMVDAPDPVKDQSTQNTDASPLASQRQWQREAEDNILERMQKLGLVAPPGEVDKVLETVVNNIEVTNNLDVQPEIRCRVMLTAPLESFNIGHTIVLSRGFLDTLPDEASLAAVLAHEMGHILLEHKFDTKYAFSDRMLFPDNHVFQRIDIKHTPKEEADADAKAADLLQNSPYKDKLSSPGLFLAALQQRAPQLPNLLTANMGTSVVYGAPAKTKKGETPQAGVPAPGSLRMANLQGNAPKLDPGDMKQIAALPLGGRIKMDPWTDRIEISKAKSVPLLSARDKMPFELTPIFPYLTRGTTAAPATASKSTNGQ, from the coding sequence ATGCGTGGCATCAGCAAGGCTTTAATCGTACTGGCGGCAAGCATGATCTCGACGGCTGCATTCGCGCAAGCCGACGCGGCAGCGCCCCAGCAGCAGTCGTCGTCGTCAACGGCGCTTGACCAGGTCGTCGACAGACTGGCGGCAAAAGAGGCAGAGTACGTCAAGAACATGCGGCAGTACACGCCGCTGGTTGAGACCTACCTGCAGGAAATGCAGCCCGACCAAGCGCTCGGAGAAGTTCCGAAGAACGATTGGTATCACCTCAGCCGTCTGTCCCTGGCAAACCAGAAGATTGATGTCACGACGTTTTCTGGAAAGAATGACCTCAGCGCGCAAGAGGCCAACAAGGGCAACATGATGAGCCGGACAGCGAATGGCATGAGTAACGCCGCGCTGAAGACCCTGACCTTCGGAAAAGCCGGCAAGGGTGGCCCACAGTATGGCTACATGGCCAACGGCTTCGATTCGATGGTCATTGTTGATACAACCGGTCTCTCCCGTGCCCGCTACGATTTCAAGTTCGTTCGTCGCGAGTTTCTTGGCGACGTCCGCACCATCGTCCTCGATGTCAGCCCGAAATTCATGAAGGGCGATAAGCATCAGGACGTTCGTTTCCTCGGCCGCATCTGGATTGAAGACGAAGGCTCCAGCATCGTTCGTGTGAACGGCACCTACACGCCGGCACCAAAGGGCACCGCCTTCTTCCACTTCGACACGTGGCGCATCAACATGGGCCCCGGACTCTGGCTGCCGGCTTATATCTACAGCGAAGAATCCGGCTTGGCGGAAGACAAGAAGGGCAACGTGCATTACAACTTCCGCGCCCAGACCCGCCTGTGGGGCTACAACGTGACCCGTCCGGAGAACAACTCCGAATTGACGGAAGTCATGGTTGACGCTCCGGATCCGGTGAAGGACCAGAGCACGCAGAACACTGACGCCTCTCCGCTGGCCAGCCAACGCCAGTGGCAGCGTGAAGCCGAGGACAACATCCTCGAGCGTATGCAGAAGCTCGGTCTCGTCGCGCCTCCGGGGGAAGTTGACAAGGTTCTCGAGACCGTCGTCAACAACATCGAAGTCACCAACAACCTCGACGTCCAGCCCGAGATTCGTTGCCGCGTCATGCTGACCGCGCCTCTGGAGTCCTTCAACATCGGACACACGATCGTTCTCAGCCGCGGCTTCCTCGATACGCTGCCAGATGAAGCTTCTCTCGCCGCCGTTCTGGCACACGAGATGGGCCACATCCTGCTCGAACATAAATTCGACACCAAGTATGCGTTCAGCGATCGCATGCTCTTCCCCGACAACCACGTCTTCCAGCGGATTGATATCAAGCACACGCCTAAGGAAGAAGCGGATGCCGACGCGAAGGCCGCCGATCTGCTCCAGAACTCGCCCTACAAGGACAAGCTGAGCAGCCCGGGTCTTTTCCTGGCCGCTTTACAGCAGCGTGCGCCGCAGCTGCCGAATTTGCTGACTGCGAACATGGGAACGTCGGTGGTTTACGGCGCTCCGGCCAAGACCAAGAAGGGTGAGACGCCGCAGGCTGGCGTGCCCGCTCCTGGCTCGTTGCGCATGGCGAATCTTCAGGGCAACGCTCCGAAGCTCGATCCCGGCGACATGAAGCAGATTGCCGCCCTCCCGCTCGGCGGACGCATCAAGATGGATCCGTGGACCGACCGCATCGAGATCTCGAAGGCGAAGTCAGTTCCGCTGCTCTCTGCTCGCGACAAGATGCCATTCGAACTCACACCGATCTTCCCGTACCTGACCCGCGGCACCACCGCTGCACCGGCGACCGCGAGCAAGAGCACCAACGGGCAATAG
- a CDS encoding TonB-dependent receptor, translating into MRAKLLLLVVLLASSFTLLAQTFRGGIEGTVTDASGAAIPGAQVTANDPATGTSRSATTDGSGNYVFTEMPLGAYDVTVEHDGFRKQVIRGVKVEVGAPNRANATLTPGQVKETIDVSAEIPVIETQADTTGDTISGDQAKDLPVNGRDFTKLFQLVPGAAGDPSGINDSPGSFGMVSINGNRGRSNNYLLDGTDMNDGYRNLPAINEGGVFGTPATILPIDALAEVPVISNTEAEYGRNSGAVVNSVTRSGTNALHGSVYEYFRNNGLDARNYFNSSGPQDAFHNNQFGGSLGGPIIKDRTFFFFSYEGQRESGGIPTPETVPTLDQIGAYTAGGGVVNPVIASLLARNPWGTLPQSDGNVLLTNPFTNTVDSLIAKIDHHFLGADKHDLITGRYYYGNSSQSFPLALVGGGVTPGFNTTTPTRVQIVSLSYTHIFSPKFLMEFRGGWNRFAEQFFAQDKSFDPASIGLYSASPSATARDGGLPLMTFGDGTGSIGANLSVPRGRVDTNTQFFTNASYSTGKHNFKWGYEFRRTFVNGYFDAAYRGRIHFNSFDDFLAGTPADSGNHSATGYSARHTFENNHAFYFQDNWRLTNRLTVNYGLRWDYFGVIGEQNNLFSFLDVPTGNLKQVGANGGPSTLYPKDFNNFGPRLSLAYDVFGTGHTVVRAGYGMFYDAFSQDFFVGQLPWNTFNPGPAYNAVPGAEIDFTGSVNPIDPNPANHTPIFTGYGATDVFSVDQHLRTPYIQSYNVNVEQEIRNGVAVSLSYVGSQGRKLFRYIDLNQVNPADGSIAYPQYYYVNQFQSSAASGYNALQAQFKISSWHGLTSTMNFTWGHSIDNASDGQDYVTNATQPDNSFNPGAERANSNFDLRKAFKWYYTYELPKFETAKWITNGWALNGVLSLADGQPFNVTWLDNFNYDINGTGEYFGRPDLVGDPWAGTHGPANFLNLSAFAAPCNWDNVNGGCIDGQHIGSLSRNAFRGPAYKNFDFSVSKTFAFTERVNARFGADFFNIFNHPNFSNPVLPNYVVDAAYNGDASGVGHGFLPITATPDVGGGNPFLGGGGPRDIQLSLKVTF; encoded by the coding sequence ATGAGAGCGAAGCTCCTGCTGCTGGTTGTATTGCTCGCGTCCAGTTTCACCCTCCTAGCTCAAACATTCAGAGGCGGCATCGAAGGCACAGTCACAGATGCCTCTGGTGCAGCCATCCCCGGCGCACAAGTCACCGCCAACGATCCCGCAACCGGCACCTCGCGTAGCGCGACGACCGATGGATCCGGCAACTACGTGTTTACGGAAATGCCGCTTGGCGCTTATGACGTTACAGTCGAGCACGATGGATTCCGCAAGCAGGTAATTCGCGGGGTGAAAGTGGAAGTCGGCGCTCCGAACCGCGCCAACGCCACGCTCACTCCGGGCCAGGTGAAGGAAACGATTGACGTCTCGGCAGAGATTCCGGTAATCGAGACGCAGGCCGACACCACGGGCGACACGATTTCCGGCGACCAGGCGAAGGACCTGCCGGTCAACGGGCGTGATTTCACCAAGCTCTTCCAGTTAGTCCCAGGCGCAGCGGGTGACCCGAGCGGTATCAATGACTCGCCTGGTTCATTCGGCATGGTCAGCATCAACGGCAACCGTGGACGCTCCAACAACTACCTGCTCGACGGTACCGACATGAATGACGGTTACCGCAATCTGCCGGCCATCAACGAGGGCGGCGTGTTCGGTACACCTGCAACGATTCTTCCCATAGACGCCCTTGCCGAAGTTCCGGTGATTTCGAATACGGAAGCCGAATACGGACGCAACTCCGGCGCGGTGGTGAACAGCGTCACGCGCTCTGGGACGAACGCGCTGCACGGCAGCGTGTACGAGTACTTCCGCAATAACGGACTGGATGCGCGCAACTACTTCAACAGCTCCGGCCCGCAGGACGCGTTCCACAACAATCAGTTTGGCGGATCGCTGGGCGGCCCGATCATCAAGGACCGTACGTTCTTCTTCTTCTCTTATGAAGGACAGCGTGAAAGCGGCGGCATTCCAACGCCCGAGACAGTGCCGACGCTGGACCAAATCGGCGCCTACACTGCCGGTGGCGGCGTGGTAAATCCCGTGATCGCGAGCCTGCTCGCTCGCAATCCGTGGGGAACCTTGCCGCAATCAGACGGCAACGTGCTCTTGACGAATCCGTTCACGAACACAGTCGATAGCCTGATCGCAAAGATCGATCACCACTTCCTGGGCGCCGATAAGCACGATCTCATCACGGGCCGTTATTACTACGGCAACAGCAGCCAGAGCTTCCCGTTGGCGCTGGTCGGCGGCGGCGTAACTCCAGGTTTCAACACCACGACGCCAACGCGGGTGCAGATTGTTTCGCTGTCGTACACGCACATCTTTTCGCCGAAGTTCCTGATGGAGTTCCGCGGCGGCTGGAACCGTTTTGCGGAGCAGTTCTTCGCGCAGGACAAGAGCTTCGATCCGGCGTCGATCGGGTTGTACTCGGCATCGCCGAGCGCTACGGCGAGGGACGGGGGATTGCCGCTGATGACGTTCGGCGATGGCACTGGCAGCATCGGCGCGAACCTTTCTGTGCCGCGCGGACGCGTCGATACAAACACGCAGTTCTTTACCAATGCGTCGTATAGCACCGGCAAGCACAATTTCAAATGGGGCTATGAATTTCGCCGCACGTTCGTGAATGGCTACTTCGACGCGGCCTATCGCGGCCGAATCCACTTCAACTCGTTCGACGATTTTCTCGCGGGCACGCCTGCGGATTCAGGAAACCACTCGGCCACGGGGTACTCCGCGCGCCACACCTTCGAGAACAACCACGCATTCTATTTCCAGGACAACTGGCGGCTGACCAACCGGCTGACGGTCAACTACGGATTGCGCTGGGATTATTTCGGCGTGATCGGTGAGCAAAACAACCTGTTCAGCTTCCTCGACGTCCCGACCGGAAACCTGAAACAGGTGGGAGCAAATGGCGGCCCGAGCACGCTCTACCCGAAGGACTTCAACAACTTTGGGCCCCGCCTGAGCCTCGCCTATGACGTCTTCGGTACCGGCCATACGGTGGTCCGCGCCGGCTATGGAATGTTCTACGACGCATTCTCGCAGGACTTTTTCGTAGGACAGTTGCCGTGGAACACCTTCAATCCCGGTCCCGCATACAACGCGGTTCCCGGCGCCGAGATTGACTTTACCGGCAGCGTGAATCCGATCGATCCGAATCCTGCAAACCACACGCCGATATTCACCGGCTACGGTGCCACGGATGTGTTCAGCGTGGACCAGCACCTGCGGACGCCGTACATCCAGAGCTACAACGTCAACGTTGAACAAGAGATCCGCAACGGTGTGGCGGTGAGCCTGAGCTACGTTGGATCGCAGGGCCGCAAACTGTTCCGCTACATCGATCTTAACCAGGTCAATCCGGCCGATGGCTCGATCGCGTATCCGCAGTATTACTACGTGAACCAGTTCCAGTCATCGGCGGCTTCGGGTTACAACGCGCTCCAGGCGCAGTTCAAAATCTCGAGCTGGCACGGACTGACCTCGACGATGAACTTCACGTGGGGCCACTCGATCGACAATGCCAGCGACGGTCAGGACTATGTGACCAACGCTACGCAGCCGGACAACAGCTTCAATCCTGGCGCCGAGAGAGCTAACTCTAACTTCGACTTGCGTAAGGCGTTCAAGTGGTATTACACGTACGAACTGCCGAAGTTCGAGACAGCGAAGTGGATCACGAACGGGTGGGCGCTCAACGGTGTACTGTCGCTCGCTGATGGGCAGCCGTTCAACGTGACCTGGCTCGACAACTTCAATTACGACATCAACGGAACGGGCGAGTACTTCGGCCGCCCGGACTTGGTTGGAGATCCTTGGGCAGGCACGCATGGACCGGCCAATTTCCTTAACCTCTCGGCGTTCGCAGCGCCTTGCAACTGGGACAACGTGAACGGTGGCTGTATCGACGGCCAGCACATTGGGAGCTTGAGCCGCAACGCGTTCCGCGGTCCGGCGTACAAGAATTTCGACTTCTCAGTGTCGAAGACGTTTGCCTTCACGGAACGAGTAAACGCTCGCTTCGGCGCGGACTTCTTCAACATCTTCAACCATCCGAACTTCTCCAACCCGGTGCTTCCGAATTACGTGGTGGACGCGGCTTACAACGGAGACGCGAGCGGCGTGGGACATGGATTCCTGCCGATCACGGCGACTCCTGATGTAGGCGGTGGCAATCCGTTCCTCGGTGGCGGCGGCCCGCGCGACATCCAGTTGTCGCTCAAAGTCACGTTCTAA
- the mutL gene encoding DNA mismatch repair endonuclease MutL: MGRIHVLSEHVANKIAAGEVVERPASVVKELIENSLDAGAKRIRVHVEAGGKKLIHIVDDGIGMFRDDAMLAFERHATSKLKNPEDLLSISTLGFRGEALPSIASVARVRLETRANEEPSGTVLEIAGGKILKIEEAGLPLGTSIAIKDLFFNTPARKKFLKSESTELSHIASLVTHYALAHPEMHWELHSATNALLIAPPVATQSERIYQVFGNETLDQLIPLAAQIKLERIGLPKPPPWLRKNEDDEEEQTVEPGEVRLHGFISKPEIQKLNRNSIFVFVNGRLIRDRLVQHALTEAYRNILPPTLFPVVLLFLEMPYTEVDVNVHPSKTEVRFRQQSLVHDFVRDSVRAALSKARPIPQFISEIHAQPKASPSLTPGAQTAPAFALEAQEEPVLPERLQFGGDAISVEANAAVPVARFGAQTFGSHVAQQQTVPETSGCDYELPDLPAADAPLASLRPLGQIRESFILATSNEGLWIIDQHVAHERVLFEKVLKQRAAASVETQQLLMPLIVELTPGQQAVFTEIAEELHQNGFEVEPFGSRTFAVKAAPAGIRAEDIEKTLSEVLDSFEREQQAFNLEHAQSRIAATIACHAAIKVNMPLTQDKMEWLLAELAKTEHPMTCPHGRPIVLRYSVKDIQKAFKRI; this comes from the coding sequence ATGGGCCGCATCCACGTTCTCTCCGAACATGTCGCCAACAAAATCGCCGCCGGCGAGGTGGTCGAACGCCCCGCGTCGGTAGTGAAGGAGTTGATCGAGAACTCGCTCGATGCCGGCGCCAAGCGCATTCGCGTGCACGTAGAAGCTGGTGGCAAGAAACTGATCCACATTGTGGACGACGGCATCGGCATGTTTCGCGACGACGCTATGCTTGCGTTCGAACGTCACGCGACTTCGAAACTGAAAAATCCCGAGGACCTGCTCAGCATCTCGACACTCGGCTTCCGCGGTGAAGCACTCCCGTCCATCGCATCGGTTGCGCGCGTCCGCCTTGAAACTCGCGCCAACGAAGAACCAAGCGGCACCGTCCTCGAGATCGCCGGCGGCAAGATTCTGAAGATCGAAGAAGCCGGCCTACCCCTCGGTACCTCCATCGCAATAAAAGACCTCTTTTTCAATACACCCGCCCGCAAGAAATTTCTGAAAAGCGAATCCACCGAGCTCTCCCACATCGCGTCGCTGGTCACCCATTACGCGCTCGCGCATCCCGAGATGCATTGGGAGCTGCACTCCGCGACCAACGCACTGCTCATTGCTCCGCCAGTCGCCACGCAGAGCGAACGCATCTACCAGGTCTTCGGCAACGAGACGCTCGACCAACTCATCCCGCTCGCCGCGCAAATCAAACTCGAACGCATCGGGCTGCCTAAGCCACCGCCGTGGCTACGCAAAAACGAAGACGACGAGGAAGAACAAACAGTCGAGCCCGGTGAAGTTCGACTCCACGGATTCATCTCGAAGCCCGAAATCCAGAAGCTCAATCGCAACTCGATCTTCGTCTTCGTCAACGGCCGTCTCATTCGCGACCGCCTCGTCCAGCACGCACTCACCGAGGCCTATCGCAACATCCTGCCACCCACGCTCTTCCCTGTCGTTCTCCTCTTTCTCGAAATGCCCTACACGGAAGTCGACGTCAACGTGCATCCGTCGAAGACCGAAGTCCGCTTCCGCCAGCAGTCGCTCGTCCATGACTTCGTGCGCGACTCGGTCCGCGCGGCATTGTCGAAAGCGCGCCCAATCCCACAGTTCATTTCCGAGATTCACGCCCAACCGAAGGCTTCGCCGTCACTTACACCCGGCGCACAGACCGCGCCTGCCTTCGCGTTGGAAGCGCAGGAAGAACCCGTGCTGCCCGAGCGCCTTCAATTCGGTGGCGACGCCATCTCCGTCGAGGCCAACGCAGCTGTGCCCGTCGCCCGCTTCGGTGCGCAGACCTTCGGTTCTCACGTCGCGCAGCAACAAACGGTTCCCGAGACCAGTGGCTGCGACTACGAACTCCCCGATCTACCGGCCGCTGACGCTCCGCTCGCATCGCTCAGGCCCCTCGGCCAGATTCGCGAATCCTTCATTCTTGCTACGAGCAACGAAGGCCTCTGGATCATCGACCAGCACGTCGCCCACGAGCGCGTACTCTTCGAGAAGGTCCTAAAGCAACGAGCAGCCGCCTCGGTTGAAACCCAGCAATTACTCATGCCTCTGATCGTCGAACTCACTCCCGGCCAGCAAGCCGTCTTCACCGAGATCGCCGAAGAGCTTCACCAGAACGGCTTCGAAGTCGAACCCTTTGGCTCAAGGACTTTCGCCGTCAAAGCAGCACCCGCAGGAATCCGCGCCGAAGATATCGAAAAGACCCTGAGCGAAGTCCTCGATTCCTTCGAACGCGAGCAGCAGGCCTTCAACCTTGAGCACGCGCAAAGCCGCATCGCCGCCACCATTGCCTGCCACGCAGCCATCAAGGTCAACATGCCGCTCACGCAGGATAAAATGGAGTGGCTCCTCGCCGAGCTCGCCAAAACCGAGCACCCCATGACTTGTCCGCACGGACGCCCCATCGTTCTTCGCTATTCTGTCAAGGACATTCAGAAGGCCTTTAAGCGCATCTGA
- the cmk gene encoding (d)CMP kinase, whose protein sequence is MSELRKLVIAIDGPAGAGKSTIASRLARKLGYVNLESGAMYRALALKAIENDVSFDDSASLLRLAESSRIELQPQIDGNRVLLDGQNVSRRIRERDVTEGASRVSVHPPVREWMVARQREMGVNGGVIMEGRDIGTAVFPDADLKIFLDADPTVRAERRIEQNAAKNDEAAAKALREDLLRRDQRDTTRTASPLVPAADAIVLDSSKLGIEEVLTRIEQLIAERSKA, encoded by the coding sequence ATGAGCGAACTGCGCAAACTGGTCATTGCCATTGATGGTCCCGCTGGCGCCGGCAAGAGCACCATTGCCTCGCGCCTGGCCCGGAAGCTCGGCTACGTGAACCTCGAGTCTGGCGCCATGTACCGTGCGCTCGCGCTGAAGGCGATTGAAAACGACGTCTCATTCGACGATTCCGCCTCGCTGCTTCGCCTCGCCGAGAGCTCGCGCATAGAACTTCAGCCGCAGATCGACGGCAATCGTGTTCTCCTCGATGGACAGAATGTCTCGCGTCGCATTCGTGAACGCGACGTTACCGAAGGTGCCTCGCGCGTCTCAGTACACCCCCCAGTGCGCGAGTGGATGGTCGCCCGCCAGCGCGAAATGGGCGTGAACGGAGGCGTGATCATGGAAGGTCGCGACATCGGCACCGCCGTGTTCCCCGACGCCGATCTAAAGATTTTTCTCGACGCCGATCCTACCGTCCGCGCCGAGCGCCGCATCGAGCAGAACGCCGCCAAGAACGACGAAGCTGCCGCGAAAGCTCTCCGCGAAGATCTCCTACGCCGCGATCAGCGCGACACCACGCGCACTGCATCACCGCTAGTGCCTGCCGCGGATGCCATCGTTCTCGACTCGTCTAAGTTGGGGATCGAAGAAGTTCTTACTCGCATCGAGCAGTTGATCGCGGAACGATCCAAGGCGTAG